A stretch of DNA from Calditerricola satsumensis:
GGAGCAATGAACCGCAGATCGCCCCTGGCGAAACGCGCGAAGCCCGTGAGGAACGCCGAGCTGGCCGACGTGACGCTGACGAATCCGGACAAGCTGCTGTGGCCCGAAGAGGGGATCACGAAGCGCGACTACCTGGCGTACCTCTTCGCCGTGGCCAAGCCGCTCCTTGCCTACACGCGTAACCGGGCCCTCACGGTGATCCGCTATCCCGACGGCGTGCATGGCGAATCCTTCTACCAGAAGAACGCGCCGTCCTATGCGCCGCCCTGGATCCCGCGCCGGCAGGTGGGCGACGTGGACGCCATTCTGCTCAACGACCTGCGCACGCTCCTGTGGCTCGGCAACCAGGCGGCCTTGGAGTTTCACGTCCCCTTTCATGAGGTGGACGATCCGGACCATCCGCTGGAGCTGACCTTTGACCTCGACCCCTCCGTTCCCGGCTTTGCCGCCGTGGTGGAGACGGCGCTGCGCCTCAAAGAGGTGACCGATCGCCTCGGCCTGCCCACGTACGTCAAAACGTCGGGAGCCACCGGCCTCGCGGTGTACATCCCCCTCGAGCGGCGGTATACCTACGCCGAGACGCGGCAGGTGGCCGCCTTTTTGGCCCGCTACCTTGCCGAGCGGTACCCGCGCCTCGTCACCGTCGCGCGGCGCGTCCGCGATCGCGGCACCAAGGTCTACGTCGACTACCTCCAGCACGGCAAAAGCCGCACCCTCCCCGCACCGTATTCGCCGCGCGGCCGCACCGAGGCCACCGTATCGGCGCCGGTGACGTGGGAGGAGCTGGCGCGCGGCGCCCAGCCCGCCGACTTTACGATCAAAACCGTGCCCGCGCGGCTCAGCCAGATCGGGGACCCCTTTGCCCCGGTGACCGCATCGGCGAATCGCGCCAACCTCGACGAGATCCTGGATTTCCTCAAGCGACAACCCCTCTCCCGGTAAGTCCGGCCGCCCGTCCTGCGGCGGGCGCCTTGGGGACAGCGCCGGCATCCTCTCCAGCCGGATTGAACCGCGCTTCCCGCTTGACCGCCCGGCGGGCCTCTGGTTAAATAGGGGTGCACGTCAACGGGAAAGGGGATCCGCGGTGAAAACGCTCATCTACGGGGTAACGGTGATCACGGCCAACGCCGCCTTCGACGTGATCCCGAACGGCGCCGTGGCCTTTGAAAACGGCGTCATCACGTACGTCGGGCCCACGCCCGACGAAAAGGCGCGGGCGGCCTACGACGAGGTCCTTGACGGCCGCGGAGGTGTGGTGCTGCCGGGGCTCATCAACACCCACTGCCACGCGGCGATGGCCCTCCTCCGCGGCTACGCCGACGACCTGCCGCTTCAGGCGTGGCTGGAGGAGAAGATGTGGCCCCTCGAGGCGCGCTTTACGGCCGAACATGTGCGCTGGGGGAGCCTGCTGGCCATCGCCGAGATGCTGAAAACGGGAACGACCACCTTCGTCGACATGTACGACCACATGGACGAGGTGGCCCGCAATGTGGAAGAGACGGGCATCCGCGCCGTCCTGTGCCGCGGCGTCATCGGCTTGTGCCCCCGCGAGGTCCAGGTGGCCAAGCTGGAAGAGGCCAAAGCCTTCGCTCGCGCCTGGCGCGGAGCGGCGGACGGGCGCATCACCACGATGATGGCCCCGCACGCGCCCTACACCTGCCCGCCAGACTACATCCGCGAGATCGTCGACGCCGCTGCAGAGCTGGACGTGCCCGTGCACA
This window harbors:
- the ligD gene encoding non-homologous end-joining DNA ligase, whose product is MRNAELADVTLTNPDKLLWPEEGITKRDYLAYLFAVAKPLLAYTRNRALTVIRYPDGVHGESFYQKNAPSYAPPWIPRRQVGDVDAILLNDLRTLLWLGNQAALEFHVPFHEVDDPDHPLELTFDLDPSVPGFAAVVETALRLKEVTDRLGLPTYVKTSGATGLAVYIPLERRYTYAETRQVAAFLARYLAERYPRLVTVARRVRDRGTKVYVDYLQHGKSRTLPAPYSPRGRTEATVSAPVTWEELARGAQPADFTIKTVPARLSQIGDPFAPVTASANRANLDEILDFLKRQPLSR